Proteins encoded by one window of Clostridia bacterium:
- a CDS encoding helix-turn-helix transcriptional regulator, with amino-acid sequence MYQVSLKDLYAKRYSIELGGIAKELWCDGYSWSYANQNRRNSALLYVAACEIEYSYNNKIFLTAKPGDFLYLPGGAEYTCVFKKCDETVVYHGLSADFMMRDEYGEQIVISGEIMKMNEFFGPNIMRQIEELHHLYTMPEKPFPYICANLQLIMHGFALQDKKKGKCNPRFIGISKGIDYMENDPEQTKSVAEVAEMCPVSISCFNRLFKEYSGMTPIEYRYAKKIEQAMSMLVLDEESVKSVANALNFESPSYFARMFRKKTGMSPSEYRNKCLKNE; translated from the coding sequence ATATGCGAAGCGCTACAGCATAGAACTTGGCGGTATAGCCAAAGAACTGTGGTGTGACGGGTACAGCTGGAGCTATGCAAATCAAAACCGGCGTAACAGTGCGCTTTTGTATGTGGCTGCCTGCGAAATTGAGTATTCTTACAACAACAAAATATTTTTAACCGCAAAACCCGGAGATTTCCTTTATCTTCCGGGCGGTGCAGAATATACCTGCGTGTTTAAAAAATGCGATGAAACTGTGGTATATCACGGTTTATCCGCCGATTTTATGATGCGGGACGAGTACGGAGAGCAGATTGTAATTTCAGGTGAAATAATGAAAATGAACGAGTTTTTCGGGCCAAATATCATGCGCCAGATAGAAGAATTACACCATTTATATACTATGCCCGAGAAGCCTTTTCCTTATATATGTGCAAATTTGCAACTCATAATGCACGGATTCGCTTTACAAGATAAGAAAAAAGGAAAATGCAATCCGCGATTCATTGGAATTTCAAAAGGTATTGATTATATGGAAAACGACCCCGAACAGACAAAGAGCGTTGCCGAAGTTGCAGAAATGTGTCCTGTCAGCATCAGTTGTTTTAACCGCTTGTTTAAAGAATACAGCGGTATGACTCCCATTGAATACCGATACGCCAAAAAAATCGAACAGGCAATGTCTATGCTTGTTTTGGATGAAGAATCGGTAAAAAGTGTGGCAAATGCTCTAAATTTCGAGTCGCCCTCTTACTTTGCCCGGATGTTCAGAAAAAAGACAGGAATGTCTCCGTCAGAATATCGCAATAAGTGCTTAAAAAATGAATAA